In a single window of the Rhineura floridana isolate rRhiFlo1 chromosome 3, rRhiFlo1.hap2, whole genome shotgun sequence genome:
- the LOC133379047 gene encoding zinc finger protein 436-like codes for MEKRSFRWRNSFTQHQITHKGDKRHICLECGKSFRWSSQLTSHKRTHTGDKPYKCLECGKSFSRSGHLTSHSKTHRGDKPYKCLECGKSFSQSGHLTSHSKTHTGDKPYKCFECGKSFSRSDTLTSHQRCHTGDKPYKCLECGKSFSRSSTLTSHHRTHTGDKPYTCLECGKTFSQSSTLTSHQRTHTGDKPYKCFECGNSFSRSDTLTSHQRCHTGDKPYKCLECGKSFSRSSTLTSHQRCHTGDKPYTCLECGKTFSQSSTLTSHQRTHTGDKPYKCFECGNSFSRSDTLTSHQRCHTGDKP; via the exons atggagaaAAGA agcttcaggtggagaaaCTCCTTTACTCAACATCAAATAACTCACAAAGGAGACAAACGTCAtatatgcttggagtgtggaaagagcttcaggtggagtagtcaACTTACTTCGCataaaagaactcatacaggggacaaaccttataaatgcttggagtgtggaaagagctttagtcgaagtggccaccttacttcgcatagCAAAACTCAtagaggggacaaaccttataaatgcttggagtgtggaaagagctttagtcaaagtggccaccttacttcgcatagcaaaactcatacaggggacaaaccttataaatgctttgagtgtggaaagagcttcagtcggagtgacacccttacttcgcatcaaagatgtcacacaggggacaaaccttataaatgcttggagtgtggaaagtccttcagtcggagtagcacccttacttcgcatcacagaactcacacaggggacaaaccttatacgtgcttggagtgtggaaagaccttcagtcagagtagcacccttacttcgcatcaaagaactcacacaggagacaaaccatataaatgctttgagtgtggaaacagcttcagtcggagtgacacccttacttcgcatcaaagatgtcacacaggggacaaaccttataaatgcttggagtgtggaaagtccttcagtcggagtagcacccttacttcgcatcaaagatgtcacacaggggacaaaccttatacgtgcttggagtgtggaaagaccttcagtcagagtagcacccttacttcgcatcaaagaactcacacaggagacaaaccatataaatgctttgagtgtggaaacagcttcagtcggagtgacacccttacttcgcatcaaagatgtcacacaggggacaaacct